One Erythrobacter sp. SDW2 genomic region harbors:
- the mobF gene encoding MobF family relaxase translates to MLSVANVRSPSAAASYFAADNYYTGADADRSGTWVGKGAERLGLEGRVNAEQFDALLRGELPGGIQVGNAGQAHRPGTDLTFSLPKSWSLLALVGGDQRIIDAYREAVIETVRWAEKNAAQTRMGSQAGYGKVATDNLTIGLFQHDTNRNQEPNLHFHAVVANVTQGSDGKWRALRNDKLWSFNTLLNSMTMARFRLAVEKMGYEAGPVGKHGNFEAAGIAREQVMAFSTRREEVLDAVRHLGENTPKTRDIAVLDTRKSKAPVRDRDGLLDAWRQKAQEVGIDLAGLIDASQMRAATKNIPSSKEGSLLQRGITKLREFAQRIKGDPANPLIPAHVLKQDAPTIAAAQAVASAVRHLSQREAAFPREGLLKAALDFGLPTTVDHVETRVNALVRSGALESGKGEHKGWLASREALDLESTILANVDQGRGAVSPILDRTDAAERVQAVAAINHGISLNEGQEDAASLVLSSRDRIVAIQGIAGAGKSSVMKPVAQLLREEGKQVLGLAVQNTLVQMLERDTGIRSMTIARFLAQWGRLLHEPGNASLLGEARSALGDHVLVLDEASMVSNDDKAKLVRLANLADVHRLVFVGDKRQLGAVDAGKPFDLVQQAGIARANMDVNLRARDPILRRAQAAAQEGRIDDALQALAPSTIEARGDSAIVAAEKWLSLSPADRDRTSIYASGRALRSAVNEAVQRGLKANGELGPRSGRLTVHSRVNVTHEELRYLRTYQPGMVLNFRSRDSTQKLSKGDYTVKTIDHARKHLVLEDRKGRLRKFNPARLRPGANESRLSLFDRKSLSIIEGDKIRWTDNDHKRGLFNADQARIVAIDTKGILVETSAGKELRLSRGDPMLKRMDLAYALNAHMAQGLTSDRGIAVMDSRERNLANRQTFLVTVTRLRDGLTLIADNAEKLGRAIKSNSGEKASALEVTQRLKAAAARGLSQDKDVGSASPASDKSELTKERVKPFEIGI, encoded by the coding sequence ATGCTGTCCGTCGCCAATGTGCGTTCGCCTTCGGCTGCCGCGAGCTATTTCGCGGCAGACAATTACTACACCGGCGCCGATGCCGATCGTTCCGGAACCTGGGTCGGGAAGGGAGCAGAACGTCTTGGTCTTGAGGGCCGCGTAAACGCCGAGCAGTTCGATGCCTTGCTGCGGGGAGAACTTCCCGGAGGTATCCAGGTCGGCAACGCGGGTCAGGCCCACAGGCCGGGAACCGACCTCACGTTCTCGCTCCCGAAAAGCTGGTCGCTGCTCGCGCTGGTGGGCGGCGACCAGCGGATTATCGATGCCTATCGGGAGGCCGTCATCGAGACCGTGCGCTGGGCAGAAAAGAACGCGGCGCAGACCCGGATGGGAAGTCAGGCTGGTTACGGGAAGGTCGCGACAGATAACCTGACGATTGGTCTTTTCCAGCACGACACCAACCGCAACCAGGAGCCAAACCTGCATTTTCACGCGGTCGTGGCGAATGTCACGCAAGGCAGCGACGGAAAGTGGCGCGCGCTTCGCAACGACAAGCTTTGGTCGTTCAACACGCTGCTCAACTCGATGACGATGGCTCGCTTTCGTCTGGCAGTCGAGAAGATGGGCTACGAGGCTGGGCCGGTTGGAAAGCATGGCAACTTCGAAGCAGCGGGCATTGCCCGCGAGCAGGTCATGGCCTTTTCAACGCGGCGCGAAGAAGTCCTCGACGCGGTACGCCATCTGGGTGAGAACACCCCGAAAACCCGCGACATCGCTGTGCTCGATACAAGGAAGAGTAAGGCGCCCGTCAGGGACCGGGACGGACTTCTCGATGCATGGCGGCAGAAAGCCCAGGAAGTTGGAATTGACCTTGCCGGTTTGATCGATGCGTCGCAGATGCGGGCTGCAACGAAGAACATTCCCAGCTCGAAAGAAGGGAGCCTCCTTCAGCGCGGGATTACGAAGCTGAGAGAGTTCGCGCAGCGGATCAAAGGCGATCCAGCTAATCCGCTGATCCCTGCTCATGTTCTCAAGCAGGATGCACCGACGATCGCGGCCGCACAGGCCGTGGCCTCTGCGGTGCGTCATCTCTCACAGCGCGAGGCAGCCTTTCCCCGTGAGGGATTGCTGAAGGCGGCGCTCGATTTTGGGCTGCCGACAACGGTGGACCACGTCGAAACCCGTGTGAACGCATTGGTCAGAAGCGGCGCACTCGAGTCCGGCAAAGGCGAGCACAAGGGCTGGCTGGCGAGCCGGGAGGCGCTTGACCTTGAAAGCACCATTCTCGCGAATGTCGACCAGGGACGAGGTGCGGTGTCGCCCATCCTGGATCGGACGGACGCTGCAGAACGGGTTCAGGCTGTTGCTGCGATCAACCACGGAATTTCGCTCAACGAAGGGCAGGAGGATGCGGCGAGCCTTGTCCTTTCGTCGCGTGACAGGATCGTAGCGATCCAGGGCATAGCCGGGGCGGGCAAGAGCAGCGTGATGAAGCCGGTCGCCCAGCTGCTCCGCGAGGAAGGCAAGCAGGTGCTGGGGCTCGCCGTGCAGAACACGCTCGTCCAGATGCTCGAGCGCGACACCGGCATCCGTTCGATGACCATCGCCCGCTTTCTCGCGCAATGGGGCAGGCTTCTGCACGAGCCGGGGAATGCCTCCCTGCTTGGCGAGGCTCGGAGCGCGCTCGGAGACCATGTCCTGGTGCTCGATGAGGCCTCGATGGTGTCGAACGACGACAAGGCCAAGTTGGTACGGCTGGCGAACCTTGCAGACGTTCATCGCCTTGTTTTCGTCGGCGACAAGCGACAGCTAGGTGCCGTCGATGCCGGTAAGCCCTTCGACCTCGTACAGCAGGCCGGGATCGCGCGCGCCAACATGGATGTGAATTTACGCGCCCGCGATCCCATACTGCGGCGAGCCCAGGCCGCCGCGCAGGAGGGACGAATCGACGATGCGCTCCAGGCTCTTGCTCCTTCAACCATCGAGGCTCGTGGGGACAGCGCGATTGTTGCTGCCGAAAAGTGGCTTTCGCTCAGCCCGGCGGATCGGGATCGGACGTCGATCTACGCGTCGGGACGGGCCTTACGGTCTGCGGTCAACGAGGCTGTCCAGCGCGGACTCAAGGCCAACGGCGAGCTCGGCCCACGATCGGGCCGGCTGACCGTTCATTCGCGGGTGAATGTGACACACGAGGAGCTGCGTTATCTTCGCACTTACCAACCAGGCATGGTCCTCAACTTTCGGTCGCGCGACAGCACCCAGAAACTCTCCAAGGGCGACTACACCGTCAAGACCATCGACCATGCCCGCAAGCATCTCGTGCTTGAGGACAGGAAAGGGCGTCTTCGCAAGTTCAATCCCGCGCGCTTGCGGCCGGGCGCAAACGAAAGCCGGTTGTCGCTCTTCGATCGCAAATCGCTGTCCATCATCGAAGGTGACAAGATCCGTTGGACCGACAACGACCACAAGCGCGGGCTGTTCAACGCCGACCAGGCGAGGATAGTGGCCATCGATACGAAGGGCATATTGGTGGAGACATCAGCGGGCAAAGAGCTCCGCCTGAGCCGCGGCGACCCCATGCTCAAACGCATGGACCTCGCCTATGCCCTCAATGCGCATATGGCGCAGGGACTGACCTCTGATCGCGGGATCGCGGTGATGGACAGCCGCGAACGCAATCTCGCCAATCGGCAGACCTTCCTGGTCACGGTCACCCGGCTTCGCGACGGCCTTACGCTGATTGCAGATAATGCCGAAAAACTCGGCCGGGCTATCAAGTCCAACAGCGGCGAGAAAGCATCGGCCCTCGAAGTAACGCAAAGGCTCAAGGCGGCAGCGGCCAGGGGCCTATCACAAGACAAGGATGTTGGCAGCGCTTCGCCTGCAAGTGACAAGTCCGAACTGACAAAGGAAAGGGTAAAGCCTTTCGAGATCGGGATTTAG